The following coding sequences lie in one Phragmites australis chromosome 8, lpPhrAust1.1, whole genome shotgun sequence genomic window:
- the LOC133925831 gene encoding uncharacterized protein LOC133925831 isoform X1 yields the protein MRRYARERARARASPERMWPALAARRQGRQGGGAFGRARQSQPRCLRYTGAPTNRRAQRNVGAHIKSLGSLCKACKPEISYSTSLEMSRACLMRLFYHPHCSVVIFRFSHIRRHFDNACSDHNYYDSHKKAAFLLYKHDVIQVVANLTIMNDKDIASAQSILFPPRLLADFAVWVGEKTIVFSQGEIQGFYSLLCR from the exons ATGCGGAGGTATGCGCGggagcgggcgcgggcgcgggcgagTCCGGAGAGAATGTGGCCGGCGTTAGCAGCGCGCAGACAAGGACGGCAGGGTGGAGGGGCGTTCGGCAGAGCACGTCAAAGCCAGCCTCGTTGTCTGCGGTACACGGGCGCGCCGACCAACCGGCGAGCGCAGCGGAACGTGGGCGCTCACATTAAATCCCTCGGCTCGCTCTGCAAGGCCTGCAAGCCTGAG ATCAGCTACTCCACCAGCTTGGAAATGAGCAGAGCCTGCCTGATGAGATTGTTTTACCACCCACATTGTTCAGTCGTCATTTTCAGATTTTCTCATATTCGGCGCCATTTTGACAATGCATGTTCTGATCATAATTACTATGACAGTCACAAGAAGGCAGCGTTCCTTCTGTACAAGCACGATGTTATCCAAGTTGTTGCCAATTTAACCATCATGAATGACAAG GATATTGCCTCTGCGCAGTCAATTTTGTTTCCTCCAAGGTTGCTGGCTGACTTTGCTGTTTGGGTGGGTGAAAAAACCATCGTCTTTTCTCAGG GAGAAATACAAGGTTTTTATAGTCTTCTATGTCGATGA
- the LOC133925831 gene encoding uncharacterized protein LOC133925831 isoform X2 translates to MRRYARERARARASPERMWPALAARRQGRQGGGAFGRARQSQPRCLRYTGAPTNRRAQRNVGAHIKSLGSLCKACKPEISYSTSLEMSRACLMRLFYHPHCSVVIFRFSHIRRHFDNACSDHNYYDSHKKAAFLLYKHDVIQVVANLTIMNDKDIASAQSILFPPRLLADFAVWEKYKVFIVFYVDEIA, encoded by the exons ATGCGGAGGTATGCGCGggagcgggcgcgggcgcgggcgagTCCGGAGAGAATGTGGCCGGCGTTAGCAGCGCGCAGACAAGGACGGCAGGGTGGAGGGGCGTTCGGCAGAGCACGTCAAAGCCAGCCTCGTTGTCTGCGGTACACGGGCGCGCCGACCAACCGGCGAGCGCAGCGGAACGTGGGCGCTCACATTAAATCCCTCGGCTCGCTCTGCAAGGCCTGCAAGCCTGAG ATCAGCTACTCCACCAGCTTGGAAATGAGCAGAGCCTGCCTGATGAGATTGTTTTACCACCCACATTGTTCAGTCGTCATTTTCAGATTTTCTCATATTCGGCGCCATTTTGACAATGCATGTTCTGATCATAATTACTATGACAGTCACAAGAAGGCAGCGTTCCTTCTGTACAAGCACGATGTTATCCAAGTTGTTGCCAATTTAACCATCATGAATGACAAG GATATTGCCTCTGCGCAGTCAATTTTGTTTCCTCCAAGGTTGCTGGCTGACTTTGCTGTTTGG GAGAAATACAAGGTTTTTATAGTCTTCTATGTCGATGAGATTGCATAG